A stretch of Saccharothrix texasensis DNA encodes these proteins:
- a CDS encoding carbohydrate ABC transporter permease — protein MKRVGVWAGLLVVTLAFGYPFWWLVSASLKDRAHVFDNALLPRPFSPGNYVEVWQAVPLLTWIGNSVAVGLAAATAATVSSALVAFGFAMFRFPGRGPLFGVVLATMMLPAAVTMVPVYLEWHALGLATTQVPLWAQNLFGSAFYIFLLRQFFLGLPREVFDAAKVDGANAWRLFTSMALPLAKPGLIVVFVFELKAAWTDLVKPLIYLREPQLYTLPRGLKAVLDRFGEGGEEQWELVLAASVVATVPMVLLFLVAQRHFVRGTVTQHVE, from the coding sequence GTGAAGCGCGTCGGGGTGTGGGCGGGGCTGCTGGTCGTCACGCTCGCGTTCGGCTACCCGTTCTGGTGGCTGGTCAGCGCGTCGTTGAAGGACCGGGCGCACGTGTTCGACAACGCGCTGCTGCCCCGGCCGTTCTCGCCGGGCAACTACGTCGAGGTGTGGCAGGCCGTGCCGCTGCTGACGTGGATCGGCAACAGCGTCGCGGTGGGGTTGGCGGCCGCGACGGCGGCCACGGTGTCCAGCGCGCTGGTGGCGTTCGGCTTCGCGATGTTCCGCTTCCCGGGCCGTGGCCCGCTGTTCGGCGTGGTGCTGGCGACCATGATGCTGCCCGCCGCGGTGACCATGGTGCCGGTGTACCTGGAGTGGCACGCGCTCGGCCTGGCCACCACGCAGGTGCCGCTGTGGGCGCAGAACCTGTTCGGCTCGGCGTTCTACATCTTCCTGCTGCGCCAGTTCTTCCTCGGCCTGCCGCGCGAGGTGTTCGACGCGGCGAAGGTCGACGGCGCGAACGCGTGGCGGCTGTTCACGTCGATGGCGCTGCCGCTGGCCAAACCCGGGCTGATCGTGGTGTTCGTGTTCGAGCTGAAGGCCGCGTGGACGGACCTGGTCAAGCCGCTGATCTACCTGCGCGAGCCGCAGCTCTACACGCTGCCGCGCGGGTTGAAGGCGGTGCTGGACCGGTTCGGCGAGGGCGGCGAGGAGCAGTGGGAGCTGGTGCTGGCCGCGAGCGTCGTCGCGACCGTGCCGATGGTCCTGCTGTTCCTGGTGGCGCAGCGGCACTTCGTGCGCGGCACCGTCACCCAGCACGTCGAGTGA